The sequence below is a genomic window from Denitratisoma sp. DHT3.
GTGCGTGACTTGCGGGTGGCCGTGCCAGTGGCTTTGCTGTCGTGCAGACCTTGCGCGACTTCTTCCGCGTAACGTTGACGATTTAGTTCGGCGAAACGACGAAGAACCTCGGCACGCGCGGAATCGGAGATGGTGAACCGCACGGAGTCGTTCTCCGCGAGATTTGGCTGCTCGTGGTGGCCGTGCCCGAGGTCGATGTCATCCCACCCGTAGGCGCGCATGACCGCCGCGTCGATCTCGCGGTGCAGCTCACGCAGATGTTCGATGCGCTGGTCGCCGTCGCCCGCGTTGTGGAAACGGTTGTAGAGCTTCGTGAGGCCGATCGGGTTGGCCGGATCGGTCATCACGTCGTGGCGCGCTTGCAGGTACTCGCGGCCGAGCTTGTCGAGGCGCGCTATCTCGGTGGGCTCCAAGAAGGGAAAGGTCTCGACGGCGTCGGATGGCGAGAAGTTCAGATCAAGCTTCATCCGTGACGAGTGCTTCCACACCCATGCGTCGACCAGAGACGAGTTGAAGAGTGCCGCGTAGGCGTAGACCTCATCCACCGCGAACAGGACGCACTTCTCGTGGAAGATGACGTCGTTCTCGACGACCGACGGGTTGAAGTACTTCCCGACGCGGCCGGCAACGAGAACCTGCTTGCGCGGACGCGACGCCGAACTCCAGCCTTCCGGGTGATGCACGAAGTGATGCCCGCGCCCAATAGCGTGGTAGAGCGCCGGGCGCTTGTCTGCATACTGCCACCATCGTTCCGGCAATGGTCTGCGCAAGACGTACTGGCCATCATCCCCGCGCCGCTGCCGCTCGGGCTTCACCCGCTCCTCAATCCACTGCCACGGGGCGTTGTAGTTCTGGGCCTTTTCTTCGGGCCAATCCCAGAAGCTGATGACCCAACGGGTCGGACGCTGCTCGGGACTGGATTTCAGGTCATCCCCGTCGAGGTAACGGAAAACGACTTCCGCATTCTTCTGGTCGTCGCTGAGCATGCGCTCGGCCTGTTCGTCAGTGAGAACGAAGCCCATGCCGAGCACGATGGAGCCGATGAAGGAGCGGTCCTCACTCGCCTTCAACCGCTTGGGACTCCATTCCTCGCGGTCGGACAGATACGCTGAGATGAACTTGACGGACCGGCCAAGAACGGTTCGTTCTCCCTTCCAATCGCCCTTGCGCACGTGAACGCGACTTGTGACGACGTTGGCCTTCCCAGGCCAAGGCTCGTTCGGGTACGCCGCATGAATCGTTGCGCCGGCGCCAAGCATCGCTTCGAGTCCGACCTGCCGCGTGTCGCCTTCCGCGATGGTATTCACCGCGAGCAGCCCGAAACCGCCGCCTTCGCGCAGCAGGCTCCAAGCCCGCAGGAAGAAATAGGCGACCAGGTCCGCGGAACCGCGACGCCCCTCGGCGATGTGCGCGACCAGCCAATCGCGGAAGGCGGTGCCGGCGACGCCGGTGATCCGCTTTCCTCCCAGGAAGGGTGGATTACCGACGATGCCGTCGAAGCCGCCGCGTTCGCGCGCGAACACCTCCGGAAACTCCAACGGCCAATGGAAAGGCCGACGCGCAGGCTTGTCGGCAGACAGATCGGTCGAGAGCGCGACAACCGATCTCCGGCGCATCGAGGCGAGCACTTCGCGGTCGCCATCGATGGCCTGCCCGGCCTGGATGGTCAGTGACGCCAGCGCGTTCTCCAGCGCTGTGCTGCCGACCGATGCGAACACCTCCCCGATGAAGGCATCGGCGATGCATTCCGGCACTTCGAGCCCACGGCGCGCGTCGGCGTCCAGATGCGCCATGGCTTCCACATCGCGGATGTCACGGATGGGCATCTCGCGCAAGCGTGAGCGCAGTTCGATGGCCTCACGCACGGCCTGCTCAACGTTCTGGCCGAACAGGCGTAGCTGGCCCTGGCCCGTGGGATTCATCGAAAGCTGGGTGAGCTGATCCAGCCGATGGATGCCGAGCAGGCTGTCGCCACAGTGCAGGTTGTGGTCGAGGAAGCCGAAGGGACGCCCCTTGGCCAGCGTCACCAGCCAGATGGAGAGCTTGGCCAGTTCGACCGCCAGCGGGTTCAGATCGACGCCGTAGAGGCAGCGTTCGGCGATCAGGCGGCGGGCGACGATGGTGCGCGCCTCGGTGTCGCGGGGCAGCGGCTCGATGCTGGTTTCGGCATCCGCCACCCGCCCATCGATGTCGACCGTGCGCCCCTGCGCCTCCGCCTGCGCCCATGCCTCAACCAGCCGATCGGCCAGCCACCGGCAGGCTTGCACGAGGAAAGCGCCCGAACCCATCGCCGGGTCGCAGATCTTCAGATCGAGCAGTTCGGCGGGAGATTTCAGCGCCCAGTCCGCGCGGGGCGTACCCTGCGCCGGGCCGACGTAGGCGATGGGGGTGAGCGTCTCGGCGACGATGGCCTCGGTGAGCGACTTCGGCGTGTAATGGGTGCCGGTCTCACGGCGGTCGGAGCCGGTGGTGACGATGAAAGCGCCAGCGGGATAGACCAGCGGGTAGCCCCAAGGGTCGGTGCGCACCAGATGGCCGAAAGGCTTGATGCGGTCGCGCAGCGCCGTGTCACCGTGGCAGGCCGTCAACACGCGATCGGCGAGCGCATCGTCCACTGCACGAGCCAGATCGTTGCGCACCCGGCTGGCGGAACTGCCGGAACGCTGCTGGAGCAGTTCGGCCAAGCGGTCCGCACCGTCCAGCCGCGCGGATTCGAGTTCGGCCAACGTGACCCAAGGCGACTGTGCGTTCTTGGTGGCGTCGAGTTCCAGCGTGACCTCGGCGGTACGCTTGACGGTGCGCTCCAGCAGGCCCTCATAGACGTAGCCGATCTGTTCGACGTCCAGCGCGCGATAGGACAGCGTGCGGCCCTGGAATTGCTGAATGGCTTCGAGCAACAGCAGGACGGTGCGGTTGTCGATCGGCAGCGGCTTGGCGACGTCGGTGCGCCAGTCGGAGCCTCGGGCGCGACCTTCGAGGAAGGGGAAGCGATCCGGATCGAATAGGGAGCCGCCCAGCGCAGGCAGGCGCAGGTTCTCGTGCTCGATGCCGCCGTACACGGCGCGGAAAACGGCCAGCAGGCGCGACCACGCATCCCAGCGCCGCTCCAGAATCTCGTCGGATTCGGCGCGCAATTGCATCCGCAGGGTCGAGAGCGCGTAGTTGGCCTCGTAGCGTTCGTCGCCCAAGAGCAGCAGACCACGCTCTTCGGCGGAGAGCAGGAAGACCAGCCGCATCATCACCGTCAGCGCGGCTTCGTAGAGTTCGATTTCCTTCACACCGCGCAGCAATTCGCGGTCGCGGTCTTGATCGGCCTTGTCGAGTGACTGGATGAGCACTTCGACCGCACGCCGCACCTGTTCGCCCAAGGCGTCGGTCACTTCGTCCTGGAACTTCAGCGAGCGGTCGAAGAGCGCGGGCAGCCGTTCCGATTCGTCGACGAAGAAGCGCCGGATACCCAGCAGGTGGACGAAGGCTTGAAGGGTGACGGGTTCCTGACTCCAGATGCGCGCATACCAACTGGCGTAGGTGGTGACCGCACCGACTGGCGCATCGACCAGCATCCAGCGTTCGCCGTTGGTCACCAGCCCGAGACGGCAGCCCATAGCACGGCAGAGCGTCACTATGCGTTCCGCCGCTGTACTGGCCCAGCCGTCCAGCTTCTGGGTGGCATCGAGATCAACGTCCGGCCCGTAGGCGTGTACGAGCATCAGCGGCGTGTCGCCGTTACCGACGACGGCGAAGTCCGGCGACAGGCTGATGGCGTGCTCGGGCAGAGTGACGTTCAGGTGCGCGGCGCACCAGTCCTTGCGTCTGAGTACGTCGCCGCGACTGTCCTCGTCGAGTTCCAGTCCGCGCGACAAGACTTCGTCGATCCATGCCGCGTGCAGATCGGCGAAGCGAGGATCGTCCGTTTCCAGCGCGTCACGCCATTCGTCGTAGGCTTGCCGCAGCCGCTTGCGCTTGCCGCCATCGAGTTCTTCCAGCCCTTGCGGGAAGGCTTCCTTCAGGACGGGAACGGCGAGGAAAGGGCCAGAAATCTCGACGAGCGACAGCCAGTCCTGGTGTTGGGTCGGCGTCACCATTCAGGCTCTTCCTCGAAAAATGAGATGGTGACGCCGTCATCGGTGCTTGACCAGCGATGTCCGCAACCGCAAACGATGGAGCCATGGAGTTCGACGAATGCCTTCGTCCCACAGTCTTGGCAGTGGATACGCGCGCACTTGCATCCACGGCACTGACCGGCCAACCACCAGAACCATGCGCCACCATCGAGAGTGACCGCACCTTCTTGATCAAGCACGATGCAGTCGGCATTGCAGGACGGGCACATCTTCCATTTGTCAGGAACGATCAAATCAAGGGCATCTTCCACCGACAGAAGTTCGAGGCCGCATCCAGCATGGTCAGCCTTCTTCTTGGCTGGCTCCGTCCACCCATTCGCCACGACGACGATCGCTTTGTTTGCGCCAACGGCATCAGCGAGTGCGAGGACTGACTCGACCTCTCGCACATCGATGGGAACGGCGTGGAACTTGGCATCGACGATCATCTTCAGCGGATGCCCCTTCGCCTCGATTTCGATGAGCACGTCGATTTGCCGTGGCTGGCCGGTGATGTTGTCCGGAACCATGACGTTTCTTCTGACGTTACCGAAGTCGTCGATTTGCTCGTAGAACTCGGCGACGGCCTCCTGATATTCCTGCCAGGTCATCATTTCGCCACCCCTGACGTGGACTCGGGCACGACGAAGATCACGGCGACCGGGAAGGTGCGGTCGTCGAGCTTGGCGTAACGGGATTCGATGGCCTGCGTTTCCATCCGGCGCTCGTCGGGGATGCGCGCGAGGCGCGCTTCCAGCGCGGCGATGTCGCGCCGGAGCTGCGTGCGCTCGTCCTCGGTGAAGAGCGATAGCTGTTCAGGTTGCTGCTCCTTCTTCAACTCGGACTGGATCGCCTTCTCCAGTTCGTCGAGCACGGTACCGATGTCGTCGATTTCCTGCTGCTTGCGAGTCTGGAGCGTGTTGGTCAGGAAACGAAGACGTTCCTTGGAGCGGGCATCGACCGACTTGAGGATGGCTTCCTGCTGACGGTCGAAGCGGACGCGGAGCGCGTCGAACAGGGAGGCAGCCGCCGTGATCGGCTTCGACTCGTCCAGCCACTGCTGGACGCGCGTGACGCCTTCTTCGCGGCGGAAGGATTGGTCGCGCAGGTAGCCGCCGGATACCGTCAGTTCCTCGTGCAGCCGATGATGGTTGCCGCCCGTGACGACCAGGCGCGAGACGACGATCACGGCAGGGCCTTCGACCAGCTCATCCGGCACGGTGCGGACGGTGACGCGGTGCAGCTTCTTCACGTCGTCCTGCGCCCAGATCTCGGCGCGCAGCAGACGCAGGCACATCTGCACCAAGCGATGGTTCAGGTGGACGAGCACGACGTCGTCGCGGCCACTGGCGACGGCATGGTCGAAGGTGATGGGCCGAATCTTCTGGGTGTGCGGGTGGCGCAGCCCTTCCAGACAGCGCGCCCACGAGCCGGACAGCGCAGGCATCCGGAAGACGCTGCCCGAAGGCGCGCCCGCAAGTTCGACAGGTTCCAGCGGCGGACGGCCCGCCAGCGCGAGGCCGGTCTTCACGGCCATCAGGACGTGGTCGGGCGTGAGGTGGAAATCCTGCTTGGTAGTGAGGAGACGTTCGTGCAGTTTGGCGACGCGCTCCTTCAACTCACGTTCGGCACGAACGAAGTTCTTGGCCCGTGCGATCCGCGCCTCGGCGAGACGAGTGTCCAAATCCTTCAAGGAGCCTTCGATCAGACCGGACATCTGCGGCGCGATGACCGGATTGACGCTGCCCATGTCGGCGCGCATCGAGTCCAGTTTTCGCAAGGCGCGCAGGATGTCCTCGCCGTGGCCACCGACCGATGCGCCGCTCGTGTCGCCACCATCGACCGGGTGCCAGATCAGCACTTCCTTTTCGCGCTGTCCGTGGCGGTCGATACGCCCGTTGCGCTGCTCCATCACATTGGGGTTGTAGGGAATCTCCAAGTGGATGAGCCGATTGCAGTGGTTCTGCAAGTCGATGCCTTCGGACGCCGCGTCGGTAGCGAGCAGGATGCGGACGGGTGAATCCTGTGGCGATGCCTGGAATGCCGCCTTGATGGGTTCCCGTTCCTCTTGGGAGAGGCCGCCGTGGAGCAGACCGAGACGCTCGCCGCCGAAGCCGTGGCTGGCGAGGATTTGATGCATCCACTGGTGTGTGGTGCGGTATTCGGTGAACAGGATCACCCGGCGATCGTTCCACTGACCGTCCGGCTTGAGGTTGGCCGTGAGCCAGTCGAGGATGGCTTCGGCCTTGGAGTCGGCCTGATTCCTGGCTCGCTGAGCCCACACCCTCAAGTCGTCCAGCGTCGCCCGCTGTTCCGGCGTCAGCGGCATCGAGCGGCGCGTGGCTTCCTCGATGGCTTCGGCTTGGGCGTTCTCTACCTCCTGATCGTCGGCATAGTCTTCGTCGACTTTTAGGATGGCCTTGTGCAGGATGCGCTCCGCCATCGCGTCCGACTTCGCGGGCCGTGCTTCGGACAGCGATGCGACGTGCTTTTCCAGGGTGGACGCGAACGCCGCTGGCGACGAGAGCAGACGCTTCTTGAGGAGGCGATTGACGAAGACCGTACCGAAAGCGTTGCCCGCTTTCTCGGCGTCCTTTTCGCGGCTGGCACAGTAGTCGTCCAGCTTGTGATGAATCGCGCGCTCTTCCGCCGTGTACGGGACTTCAAGCGCCTGCAAGGTGCGCCGGGCGTACAGGGGGTTGCCGTGCGCATCGACCAGATCGCTTTTCAGGCGACGGATCATCACCTGACTCAGGCGCTTTTCGTCGGGGAGGATGTTGCGCGCGAAACGCTGGTCGTCGAGCAATTCCAGCAGCGAGGTGAACGACTCGGTGTAGCCGTTGTGCGGTGTCGCGGTCAGGAACAGGCGATGCTGGAAGTGCGGGCCGATGGCGCGGACGAAGCGTGTGCGCTGGCTCTCCAGCGCGTAGTGCGCGCCTGCGGCGGGCGCGACGTTGTGTGCTTCGTCCACGACCAGCAGGTCGAACTTGCGCGGATGGCCGACGTGCGGCGGGATCACGTCGCGCATGGCGCGCAAACCCTCGCCGCCCTTGGCCCAATCCATCGACGTGATGAGGCGCGGATGCGACGTCCACGGATTCGCGTGGATGCCGCGCTTGCGCCGCAACCGTTTGATGTAGTCGGTGTCCACCACGCGGAAATCGAGGCCGAACTTCTCCAGCATCTCGACGCGCCACTTCTCCTGAAGCGACGCAGGGCAGACGATCAGGATGGTGCGGGCACGGTGCCGCAGCAGCAGTTCCTGAATGACCAGACCGGCCTCGATGGTCTTGCCGAGGCCGACGTCGTCGGCAATGAGCAGATTGACACGAGCCATGTCGATGGCTCGCACCAGCGGGTCAAGTTGGAAGTCCTCGATGCTGACGCCGCTGCGGAACGGCGCTTGGAGAAACCCTCGGTCGGCGTTGGTGGCGGCGCCCCACCGCACGGCGTCGAGGAAGGCGTCGAGCATGCCCGAATCGTCCTGCCCCGTGACCGAGGGCAGGCCCGCGCGCTCGATGACCTGGGCACCCGGCTCGATTTCCCAGACGACTTCCAGTTCCTCGCCGAGACCATCCTCGTCGATCGACGATAGCGTCACACAATGTTGGGGAGTGCCGGTATCCAGCCGAGCGGCATCGACGTCGGCCACCACCCACTGACGACGGCGCACCTCGACCAGTTGTCCTGGCTCAGGCCTCGCGCGATACGTCTGGGCTTGCTGCTCGGTTTGGACCCCCATGCGATTGCCATCTCCCCTTTTTCAGTTTTTCGCATTCACGCCGGACGACGAAACGCGACGCTGTGCGTCGACCGTGGTGATCACTCGCGCGACAGCTCTTGCCGCCTCGGTCGGTGATTCGTGCGACCAGAATCGGAGTACCGTCCAGCCGACGGAGCGAAGCCGCTCATTCGTGTCCGCGTCCCGCTTCCGGTTCGCCTCGATCTTCTGCTGCCAGAACTCCGCATTCCGTTTCGGCCAAGTGGCATGCTCGGGGCAGCCATGCCAGAAACAGCCATCGACGAAGATGGCGATCTTTCGCCCGGGAAACGCGATATCCGCGACGCGACGGGGCCTCCTCAGAACCTCGTAATCGATCCTGTAGCGCAGACCGATTCGATACATCTCCCTCCGCAACGCCACCTCCGCATCCGTCCCTTTCTGCCTCACCTTCGCCATCCGGCGACTGGTATCGGGTGACGAGGGCAGGAGTTGCGGCATAGAGCGGTCCCCGTCAGTCCATCACCGGGCCGCGACCGACGCGAGGTGTTGGTTGATGCTGCGGGCGATGGCGCGACCGAGATCGACGGGAACCGCGTTGCCGATGAGCCGCCCGAGCACCTTGAAACTCACCTCGCCATCCGGCGGGATGAATGCATAGTCGCGCGGGAAGCTCTGCAAGATCGCGGCTTCCCGCAGGGAGATGGCTCGATCCTGCTCAGGGTGACCGAAGCGACCGTTGCCGAACCCGTAGCACTGGGTCGTCATGGTCGGCGCAGGCTTGTCCCACTCCATGCGCCCATAGACACCCGGATAGGTGCGCCCGCTCTCGGCGCGGTGGCATTCGGCGATCAAGTGTTTGGGCCAGTCGCGCCACGTGCCGCCGGGCTTGGAGACCTTGATCCGCTTGAGGTTCGTTTCGGACAGCGTCGAGGTGACGTGCAGTTTGTCTCTGGGCGCGGACTCTCCGGCACTGAGCGGTCGCAAGTGCGCAATGGCCTGCCGAACGGTTTTCGGTTTCTCGTGGGTCGGCGGGATCATCTCGATGCTGCCGTGCTTGGACGCCAGCAGCACCATCCGACGCCGCATCTGCGGGACGCCATAACGAGAGCTATCGACGACATCGAACCAAACCTTGTAGCCGAGCCGTTTCAGCGTATCCACGAAGTCGTGGAACACCTCGTGCTTGGCGACGGTCGGCACGTTTTCCATCGTGATGACATCGGGACTGGAGCCCTTCGCGAGGCGAGCGAATTCATACAAGAGGCCCCACTTGCCATCTTTACCGTCCAGCTCGTAGCGCTGCGCGTAGGTCGAGAAGGGTTGGCATGGCGCGCAGCCCGCGAGAATCGTCAGATCGGCGTCACCGAACAACGCTTTCAGCTCGGCGATGGTGACCTTACTGATGTCTCGCTCCACGAATCGGGCCTGGTTGTTGGCCTCATAAGGGAAGCGGCAGGCGGGGTCCATATCGATTCCGGCGACGACAGGCACACCCTCCAGAACGAAGCCATGCGTCAATCCGCCTGCACCGCAGAACAAATCAACACAAGAAATTTCTGTCACATCAAACCTCCCCATTTGCGGGCATGTTCCGTTTGCCGATCCATGCGGCGTAGGGTCAGGAGCCATGCGTAGTACAGGCTCTGATGCGTCGTCAGAAGCTGTTGCGTCATCGGCAGCGCTCCTCCCCTTGACCATGACCAGTTGCACGAACTTGGTACTCGGTCACTTCGCCTCCGGCTTCTTGTTGATGCTTTCCGCGATCCAGCGATCCAGCTCTGAGCGGCGAAAACGCCAGGTACCTCCAAGCTTGAACGCCGGAATCTCTCCTTTCTGGGCAAGGCGATAGACCGTCCGTTTCCCGGCTTTGAGGTAGGCCGCGACCTCCTCAAGCGTGAGGATCTCGCTCTCGACTTCAGTCATCCGGAAACCATCCGATCTGGCCTTTCGTAGATTACGATTGCCAAGTTTAGCCAATTCTACCAAGCTGCGGTAGGTGCTGGCCAACTCCGCAATCCCGGGAGCATTGCACGGTTGATCGCCAGCTCGCCCCGGAAATCCGGTCATGCCGTGGTTCCCATTCCCTGCGGCGCAAAGCGAGAGCGCGCCACAGCATCGTGCCATCCGCATCAACGGGGAATGGCACGATGGGACAGACCAACCGCCGCACATCCGCACGGCCTGCGCTTGCCGTGGTGTTGGCTATGTCGTTCTCGGCGCTGCAGCCTGCCGTCGCTGCCGACGGCGTCGCCATGGAGCGTGAGCAGCTCGCCGCGCTCACCCGCCAACTCGACCTGATCGACCGCCTGGCCGAGCACGCCGCCAATACCGCGCCGCAGGAACGCGCCCGCTACCACTTCGACTACGCCCGACTGCGCGCAGACCTGAAGCGCGTTCGCGCCGGCCTGCAGGACTACTTCGTGCCCCAGCGCGCCCAGCCGCGCGATCCCGTCCCGCTGGCCGGCGATTACGTCCGCCGCGACCGCGCCGACGACGAGGAGCCATCGCCATGACGCCCTCTGCCGATCAGGTCGCCGCCTTCCAGGCCAACGGCGGCTTTGCGCCTTCGGCCGTCTCTGCCGTGGCGCTCGCTTTCGTGTTCGCCGTGTTGCTGCTGTGGGGCGTGTGGGCCATGCGCACCGCCTACGTCGGCTGGGCCGAGCACCGCATCACTGAACGTCAGTTCCTCGCCGTCGTCGTGCGCTTCGTGGCGATGTACTTGGTGCTGACGTTCTTCCTCCTCTCCTGACCGTCACGAAAGGCCATACGCCATGAACACGCCACCGACATCCCATCGCATTCCGTCCCGCATCGCCGCACCGCTGCTGCCGCTGGCGCTCGCGGGCCTGCCGCTGTCGGCCTTCGCGCAGGGCCTGCCGACCATGGAAGACCCATCGCGCGGCCAGGGCAGCGGCATCCTGCAGACCTTGCAGAACTACGGCTACGACATCGTGCTGCTGATCGCGCTGCTCGTGGTCGCCTCGATGTTCGTCGGTGTTTGCTATCACGCCTACACACGCTACTCGGAGATCCACACCGGCCGCGCCACCTGGGGCCAGTTCGGCCTGACGGTCGCCGTGGGCGCGATCCTGCTGGTGGTCGGTATCTGGCTGCTCACCAAAGCCACCGGCGTGCTGTAAGGGCGGCAAGCGATGGCCGTCCCTTCGGAGACCCCGCGCGACACGCTGGTGACCTTTCTGCCGCACCGGCTGAACCGCCAGCCGGTGGTCGTGCGCGGGCTGACCGCCGACGAGTTGTGGATCTGCACCGGCCTGTCGGCCGCAGCCGGATTCGCGCTCGGCCTGCCGCTGGCGTGGCTCACGCACAGCATCGCCATGGTGCCCACGCTGATCGTCGCCGGCATCGCGCTGGGCGTCTTCGTCGGCGGTGGCTTCCTGCGCGCACAGAAACGTGGCCGGCCCGACACCTGGCTGTACCGGCAGCTCCAGTGGCGGCTGGCCCTGCGGCATCCGGCGCTGGCAGCGCTCCTGAGCGGGCAGCGCCTCATCACCCGCTCGGGCTACTGGACGACCCGGCGCAACACCGATCGAGGTGCGCCATGAGCCGTTTCAAGAACGAGGTTGCGCACCTGCAGGCGCACGTGAAGACGTTGCGTCTGGGGGCCGGCGCGTTGTTCGTGGTGGCGCTGCTGCTCGGCTTCGGTTGGTGGAGTGCGCCGAAGAGTCTCACCATCCATGTGCCGCCGGACCTGCGCTCGGGCAGCACGCGCAAGTGGTGGGACGTGCCGCCCGAGAGTGTGTATGCCTTCTCGTTCTACATCTGGCAGCAGGTGCAGCGCTGGCCCACGAACGGCGAGGAAGACTACCCGCGCAACCTGCGCGCGCTGTCGGCCTACCTGACGCCGAGCTGCCGGGCCTTTCTGCAACAGGACTACGAGTACCGGCGCGCCAGTGGCGAGCTGCGTCAGCGCGTGCGCGGCATCTACGAGATTCCCGGCCGCGGCTACGGCGATGATCCGGCCACGCGCGTCAAGGTGGTTTCCGACCGCGATTGGATCGTCACGCTCGACGTGAGCGCGGACGAATACTACGGCTCCGAGCAGGTCAAGCGCGCCCTGGTGCGCTACCCCATCAAGGTCGTCCGGCTGGACATCGACCCCGAGCGCAACCCCTTCGGCCTGGCGCTGGACTGCTACGCCGGCGCGCCCCAGCGCATCGAACCGCCGCCGACGCCGACCCAGGCCGGCGCGCCCGCCAACGCCTCCGGCCACCTGCAGGGAGACTCCCCATGAAGCCCATTGCCTTGTCGGCCCTGGCCGGCGTCCTGCTGATCCTCGGTTTCGTGCCGGCCAGCCAGGCCGTGGAAATCCTGCGCTGGGAGCGGCTGCCTCTGCCGGTGCCGCTGGTGGTCGGTCA
It includes:
- a CDS encoding restriction endonuclease, which encodes MMTWQEYQEAVAEFYEQIDDFGNVRRNVMVPDNITGQPRQIDVLIEIEAKGHPLKMIVDAKFHAVPIDVREVESVLALADAVGANKAIVVVANGWTEPAKKKADHAGCGLELLSVEDALDLIVPDKWKMCPSCNADCIVLDQEGAVTLDGGAWFWWLAGQCRGCKCARIHCQDCGTKAFVELHGSIVCGCGHRWSSTDDGVTISFFEEEPEW
- a CDS encoding very short patch repair endonuclease, with amino-acid sequence MPQLLPSSPDTSRRMAKVRQKGTDAEVALRREMYRIGLRYRIDYEVLRRPRRVADIAFPGRKIAIFVDGCFWHGCPEHATWPKRNAEFWQQKIEANRKRDADTNERLRSVGWTVLRFWSHESPTEAARAVARVITTVDAQRRVSSSGVNAKN
- a CDS encoding Eco57I restriction-modification methylase domain-containing protein — translated: MVTPTQHQDWLSLVEISGPFLAVPVLKEAFPQGLEELDGGKRKRLRQAYDEWRDALETDDPRFADLHAAWIDEVLSRGLELDEDSRGDVLRRKDWCAAHLNVTLPEHAISLSPDFAVVGNGDTPLMLVHAYGPDVDLDATQKLDGWASTAAERIVTLCRAMGCRLGLVTNGERWMLVDAPVGAVTTYASWYARIWSQEPVTLQAFVHLLGIRRFFVDESERLPALFDRSLKFQDEVTDALGEQVRRAVEVLIQSLDKADQDRDRELLRGVKEIELYEAALTVMMRLVFLLSAEERGLLLLGDERYEANYALSTLRMQLRAESDEILERRWDAWSRLLAVFRAVYGGIEHENLRLPALGGSLFDPDRFPFLEGRARGSDWRTDVAKPLPIDNRTVLLLLEAIQQFQGRTLSYRALDVEQIGYVYEGLLERTVKRTAEVTLELDATKNAQSPWVTLAELESARLDGADRLAELLQQRSGSSASRVRNDLARAVDDALADRVLTACHGDTALRDRIKPFGHLVRTDPWGYPLVYPAGAFIVTTGSDRRETGTHYTPKSLTEAIVAETLTPIAYVGPAQGTPRADWALKSPAELLDLKICDPAMGSGAFLVQACRWLADRLVEAWAQAEAQGRTVDIDGRVADAETSIEPLPRDTEARTIVARRLIAERCLYGVDLNPLAVELAKLSIWLVTLAKGRPFGFLDHNLHCGDSLLGIHRLDQLTQLSMNPTGQGQLRLFGQNVEQAVREAIELRSRLREMPIRDIRDVEAMAHLDADARRGLEVPECIADAFIGEVFASVGSTALENALASLTIQAGQAIDGDREVLASMRRRSVVALSTDLSADKPARRPFHWPLEFPEVFARERGGFDGIVGNPPFLGGKRITGVAGTAFRDWLVAHIAEGRRGSADLVAYFFLRAWSLLREGGGFGLLAVNTIAEGDTRQVGLEAMLGAGATIHAAYPNEPWPGKANVVTSRVHVRKGDWKGERTVLGRSVKFISAYLSDREEWSPKRLKASEDRSFIGSIVLGMGFVLTDEQAERMLSDDQKNAEVVFRYLDGDDLKSSPEQRPTRWVISFWDWPEEKAQNYNAPWQWIEERVKPERQRRGDDGQYVLRRPLPERWWQYADKRPALYHAIGRGHHFVHHPEGWSSASRPRKQVLVAGRVGKYFNPSVVENDVIFHEKCVLFAVDEVYAYAALFNSSLVDAWVWKHSSRMKLDLNFSPSDAVETFPFLEPTEIARLDKLGREYLQARHDVMTDPANPIGLTKLYNRFHNAGDGDQRIEHLRELHREIDAAVMRAYGWDDIDLGHGHHEQPNLAENDSVRFTISDSARAEVLRRFAELNRQRYAEEVAQGLHDSKATGTATRKSRTQRTETTPVQQSSFGFDVAPANEGHYLKAAEPRADYRAGPAHAIVEYLKARPGWHAKSDILAATRITDGQWNAATADLISGGKVERQGERRGARYRFLVGEEK
- the drmD gene encoding DISARM system SNF2-like helicase DrmD, whose product is MGVQTEQQAQTYRARPEPGQLVEVRRRQWVVADVDAARLDTGTPQHCVTLSSIDEDGLGEELEVVWEIEPGAQVIERAGLPSVTGQDDSGMLDAFLDAVRWGAATNADRGFLQAPFRSGVSIEDFQLDPLVRAIDMARVNLLIADDVGLGKTIEAGLVIQELLLRHRARTILIVCPASLQEKWRVEMLEKFGLDFRVVDTDYIKRLRRKRGIHANPWTSHPRLITSMDWAKGGEGLRAMRDVIPPHVGHPRKFDLLVVDEAHNVAPAAGAHYALESQRTRFVRAIGPHFQHRLFLTATPHNGYTESFTSLLELLDDQRFARNILPDEKRLSQVMIRRLKSDLVDAHGNPLYARRTLQALEVPYTAEERAIHHKLDDYCASREKDAEKAGNAFGTVFVNRLLKKRLLSSPAAFASTLEKHVASLSEARPAKSDAMAERILHKAILKVDEDYADDQEVENAQAEAIEEATRRSMPLTPEQRATLDDLRVWAQRARNQADSKAEAILDWLTANLKPDGQWNDRRVILFTEYRTTHQWMHQILASHGFGGERLGLLHGGLSQEEREPIKAAFQASPQDSPVRILLATDAASEGIDLQNHCNRLIHLEIPYNPNVMEQRNGRIDRHGQREKEVLIWHPVDGGDTSGASVGGHGEDILRALRKLDSMRADMGSVNPVIAPQMSGLIEGSLKDLDTRLAEARIARAKNFVRAERELKERVAKLHERLLTTKQDFHLTPDHVLMAVKTGLALAGRPPLEPVELAGAPSGSVFRMPALSGSWARCLEGLRHPHTQKIRPITFDHAVASGRDDVVLVHLNHRLVQMCLRLLRAEIWAQDDVKKLHRVTVRTVPDELVEGPAVIVVSRLVVTGGNHHRLHEELTVSGGYLRDQSFRREEGVTRVQQWLDESKPITAAASLFDALRVRFDRQQEAILKSVDARSKERLRFLTNTLQTRKQQEIDDIGTVLDELEKAIQSELKKEQQPEQLSLFTEDERTQLRRDIAALEARLARIPDERRMETQAIESRYAKLDDRTFPVAVIFVVPESTSGVAK
- the mads1 gene encoding methylation-associated defense system helix-turn-helix domain-containing protein MAD1, with product MTEVESEILTLEEVAAYLKAGKRTVYRLAQKGEIPAFKLGGTWRFRRSELDRWIAESINKKPEAK
- a CDS encoding DNA cytosine methyltransferase, translating into MTEISCVDLFCGAGGLTHGFVLEGVPVVAGIDMDPACRFPYEANNQARFVERDISKVTIAELKALFGDADLTILAGCAPCQPFSTYAQRYELDGKDGKWGLLYEFARLAKGSSPDVITMENVPTVAKHEVFHDFVDTLKRLGYKVWFDVVDSSRYGVPQMRRRMVLLASKHGSIEMIPPTHEKPKTVRQAIAHLRPLSAGESAPRDKLHVTSTLSETNLKRIKVSKPGGTWRDWPKHLIAECHRAESGRTYPGVYGRMEWDKPAPTMTTQCYGFGNGRFGHPEQDRAISLREAAILQSFPRDYAFIPPDGEVSFKVLGRLIGNAVPVDLGRAIARSINQHLASVAAR